One Oceanicoccus sagamiensis genomic region harbors:
- a CDS encoding malate dehydrogenase: MKQPVRVTVTGAAGQIGYALLFRIASGAMLGEDQPVILQLLDITPAMDALEGVKMELDDCAFPLLAGVVCTDDPDVGFKDSDYALLVGARPRGPGMERKDLLEANAAIFSVQGKAIDQNASKDIKVLVVGNPANTNALITQRNAPSIPKENFTAMMRLDHNRAKSQLATKTGKAVTDVKNMIVWGNHSATQYPDLSNTTVAGTPALDLVEQDWYENDYIPTVAQRGAAIIKARGASSAASAANAAIDHVRSWALGTTDGDYVSMGVYSDGSYGIEEGLIYSFPCTCENGEWTIVQGLSVSEFSQGRMKATEAELTEERDGVAHLLP; the protein is encoded by the coding sequence ATGAAACAACCCGTACGCGTTACCGTTACTGGTGCAGCTGGCCAAATTGGCTATGCACTTCTTTTCCGCATTGCTTCTGGCGCCATGTTAGGCGAAGACCAGCCTGTAATCCTGCAATTACTGGATATCACCCCTGCAATGGACGCCCTTGAAGGCGTTAAGATGGAATTGGACGATTGTGCCTTCCCTCTATTGGCCGGTGTTGTTTGCACTGACGACCCTGATGTTGGCTTTAAAGACAGCGACTATGCCCTATTGGTTGGTGCACGTCCTCGTGGCCCAGGTATGGAGCGTAAAGACTTGCTAGAAGCCAACGCTGCTATCTTCTCTGTTCAGGGTAAAGCCATTGACCAGAATGCCAGCAAAGACATCAAAGTATTGGTTGTAGGCAACCCTGCCAACACTAACGCTCTGATTACTCAGCGCAATGCACCGAGCATTCCTAAAGAGAACTTCACTGCCATGATGCGTTTGGACCACAACCGCGCCAAGTCGCAATTAGCGACTAAAACGGGCAAGGCTGTTACCGACGTTAAAAACATGATCGTTTGGGGCAACCACTCAGCGACTCAGTACCCTGATCTTTCAAACACCACAGTTGCGGGTACCCCTGCTCTGGATCTGGTTGAGCAAGACTGGTACGAAAACGACTATATCCCAACTGTTGCACAACGTGGCGCGGCTATCATTAAAGCCCGTGGCGCTTCTTCTGCCGCTTCTGCTGCTAACGCCGCTATCGACCACGTTCGCAGCTGGGCGCTGGGCACGACGGATGGCGACTATGTGTCTATGGGGGTTTACTCAGATGGCTCTTACGGTATTGAAGAAGGTTTGATCTACTCATTTCCTTGTACTTGTGAGAATGGCGAGTGGACGATTGTTCAAGGCTTGTCAGTTAGCGAATTCAGCCAGGGCAGAATGAAAGCCACTGAAGCTGAACTCACTGAAGAGCGTGATG